The Oxyura jamaicensis isolate SHBP4307 breed ruddy duck chromosome 11 unlocalized genomic scaffold, BPBGC_Ojam_1.0 oxy11_random_OJ72184, whole genome shotgun sequence sequence GCAAGCCGGGCACCGACGACTTGGAGCTCTTCGTCATGTACTCGCGCGGCGTGCCCGACGATACCAAGCAGCTGGCCTCCTTCCTGCACGGCAATGCCTCCCTCCTCTTCAAACGGACAAAGCAGGCGCCGGAGGGCAACGGGCACGGGCCCGCGCACCCCTCCgacaaggccagcagcatccagtcgcggcccctgccctccccgccCAAGCTGCTGGCGCAGGAGTCGCCTGACGGCCCCTACGAGAACAACGAGAGCGGCTGGATGGAGGATTACGACTACGTCCACCTCCAGGTGGGCACGGGAAGGGGGCACCTGATGGTGCGAGGCGGTGTGGTGCCACCCACAGGGGGGGTTTGGCTCACGACGCATTGGTGCGGGGTCtggggcagccctgctgtggctgtggtGGCAATTCTGGCTGTGCCCAGCCACCCTGGTCCTGTTCTCACCCTTCTGCTGTGGGAACTGGGGCCCCCCTTCTcattctccttcctccccttcagGGCAAGGAGGAGTTTGAGAAGACCcagaaggagctgctggagaaaggCAACATCATCCGGCAGAGCAAGGACCAGCTGGAGCACCAGCAGGTAACGGGGACGGGACGGGCAGGTGGGCGCCTCTGGGCGCGGCTCACGGGGGACCCTGGTTTGGGGAGGGCAGCGGGGTTTGGGGTCCTGCTCCCCTTGTCCCTACGGCCTCCGGTGTGGACCGTGAGCCTCTCCCACAGCTCTGTGTGGCAGCATCTGGCCTGTCTCCAATGCCAGAGAGGAGCCTGGCCTGGCCGTCCTCTTCCTGGGGCTGGCACTGTCCATGTGGCAACATctccctggggcacagctgTCACCTCGGGGCTTGGTGGCCGCCCTGCCCCGTCCTCACGCCCGTCCTTTCCGCAGCTGAAGCAGTTTGAGcggctggagcaggaggtgaCGCGCCCCATCGACAACGACCTGTCCAACTGGAGCCCGCCCCAGCACTACGGCccggcgcggggcggcggggcgctgTGTGCCGCCGACCGCCAGCTCCTCCTCTTCTACCTGGAGCAGTGCGAGGCCAACCTCACCACGCTCACCAACGCCGTCGACGCCTTCTTCACCGCCGTCAGCACCAACCAGCCCCCCAAGATCTTCGTGGCCCACAGCAAGTTCATCATCCTCAGCGCCCACAAGCTCGTCTTCATCGGCGACACGCTGTCCCGCCAGGCCAAGGCCCAGGACGTCCGGCACAAGGTCACGCACTACAGCAACCTCCTCTGCGAGATGCTCAAGGAGATCGTGGTCACCACCAAGGCAGCCGCGCTCCACTACCCCTCTCCCACGGCCTCTAAGGACATGGTGGAGCGCGTCAAGGACCTCGCCAACAGCACGCAGCAGTTCAGGATGGTGCTGGGCCAGCTGGCGGCCATGTGATGGCCCcgggctgctgctccctcccgCCATCCCCTCGACGAGAACCCTCTGCCTGATGGAAATGGACCTGTACATAGACACTACCACGCGCTGGGGGCCCAGGGATCCGCTCATCCAGGGGCGAGGGGCCGTGGCCATcgtcccccttcctcctcttcctcttgaGATTGGTGTCAGAGCCATGCCCATGATGCCGGCAGGCGGCTTCATGCCCGGTCCCCTCGCTGCTGTCCTCAGCCCTTTGCTTGACTGGAgatggggctggcagagggggCTGCGCACGGCGCTCCGGGGCGATGCTGCGGCTGTGGTCTCCATCGGGGCACGTCGGCCAGCGCCTGTAACGGTGCGGCAAGCGCCCGTTGCAGTGCAGACAGCCCAGGCCGGGGTCAGCAT is a genomic window containing:
- the LOC118157791 gene encoding breast cancer anti-estrogen resistance protein 1-like, with product EIYDVPPSVEKNLHQTVYDVPPSVSKDVPDGPVREETYDVPPAFAKQKAFDPSRHPLVLTQQEPYLPEDVYDVPPAAGKCAPEPSLSHEIYDVPPSLKKLSSFPSQEVYDVPRDLHAPSKGSVDTEGEYIYDVPPQVDREAKAPDGKRLSASSTGSTRSNISTSSLDVVPVKEPAKGAGKEFSLDLDAAMEMLAKLQHGVGGAVSYLMSFISANWRSAEHMEANAASIRGAAEGVQAALRDLLEFARGAVGNAAQASDRSLYAKLSKQLQKMEEVYQALGRHSQALDACHWAPNALVGGKPGTDDLELFVMYSRGVPDDTKQLASFLHGNASLLFKRTKQAPEGNGHGPAHPSDKASSIQSRPLPSPPKLLAQESPDGPYENNESGWMEDYDYVHLQGKEEFEKTQKELLEKGNIIRQSKDQLEHQQLKQFERLEQEVTRPIDNDLSNWSPPQHYGPARGGGALCAADRQLLLFYLEQCEANLTTLTNAVDAFFTAVSTNQPPKIFVAHSKFIILSAHKLVFIGDTLSRQAKAQDVRHKVTHYSNLLCEMLKEIVVTTKAAALHYPSPTASKDMVERVKDLANSTQQFRMVLGQLAAM